A section of the Saccharopolyspora gregorii genome encodes:
- the selD gene encoding selenide, water dikinase SelD has translation MPTRYRLTQYAHGGGCACKIPPGELEEVVADLRGVPDPALLVGLDDGDDAAAVRIDPAGQAVVSTADFFTPVVDDAYDWGRIAATNALSDLYAMGARPVLAINLLCWPRDRLPLELAREVLRGGLDVGRAAGCPVAGGHSVDDPEPKYGMAATGTADPDALLRNDAGRAGLPLSLTKPLGIGVLNTRHKATGEVFPQAVAAMTELNAEASAAALAAGARCATDVTGFGLLGHLLKLVRASGVSAVLDSAAVPYLDGAREALRDGHVSGGTHRNLDWVRPHCSLAATSEGEALLLVDAQTSGGLLVAGEIPGAPVIGELVPRTEHLITVR, from the coding sequence GTGCCCACCCGGTACCGGCTCACCCAGTACGCCCACGGCGGCGGCTGCGCCTGCAAGATCCCGCCCGGAGAGCTGGAGGAGGTCGTCGCCGACCTGCGCGGCGTGCCCGACCCGGCGCTGCTGGTCGGCCTCGACGACGGCGACGACGCCGCCGCGGTCCGCATCGACCCGGCCGGGCAGGCGGTGGTCAGCACCGCGGACTTCTTCACCCCCGTCGTCGACGACGCCTACGACTGGGGCCGGATCGCGGCCACCAACGCCCTGTCCGACCTCTACGCGATGGGCGCTCGCCCGGTGCTGGCGATCAACCTGCTGTGCTGGCCCCGCGACCGGCTCCCGCTGGAACTGGCCCGCGAGGTGCTGCGCGGTGGCCTCGACGTCGGCCGCGCCGCGGGCTGCCCCGTCGCAGGCGGGCACAGCGTCGACGACCCCGAACCCAAGTACGGCATGGCCGCCACCGGCACCGCCGACCCCGACGCGCTGCTGCGCAACGACGCCGGGCGCGCCGGGCTACCGCTGTCGCTGACCAAACCCCTCGGCATCGGCGTGCTCAACACCCGGCACAAGGCCACCGGTGAGGTGTTCCCGCAGGCCGTGGCCGCCATGACCGAGCTCAACGCCGAGGCCTCGGCCGCCGCGCTGGCCGCCGGGGCGCGCTGCGCGACCGACGTCACCGGGTTCGGGCTGCTCGGGCACCTGCTGAAACTCGTGCGCGCCAGCGGGGTCTCCGCCGTCCTCGACTCCGCCGCCGTGCCCTACCTGGACGGGGCGCGGGAGGCGCTGCGCGACGGGCACGTCAGCGGCGGCACGCACCGCAACCTCGACTGGGTGCGCCCGCACTGCTCCCTCGCCGCCACCAGCGAAGGCGAGGCGCTGCTGCTGGTCGACGCCCAGACCTCCGGCGGGCTGCTGGTGGCTGGTGAGATCCCCGGAGCCCCCGTCATCGGCGAGTTGGTCCCCCGCACCGAACACCTCATCACCGTGCGCTGA
- a CDS encoding acyl-CoA dehydrogenase family protein: MPTPEDEGTALLHAIRAHRPRLAEGGFAADRDNADPTGNLALLAELGTARLVVPAAHGGLWDGTERGGWGTLIRAVREISAGDGPTGQNWLTTALVARELFGPGNGLPRGTREELAHRVLHDGLRFVSSVAETGTTGTVTARRVDGGVLVTGTKTFNSNSGGGGAALVRCLLDGAPHQALVDLDDPRIEAHDDWDNMGQRGTRSRTLTYRDVFAPDGHHRPAPATPSPVFLGAVMLLHAALLQGIGEGALDALLGHARTMTRGSLPRFSGPADDPLVLRRIGATSSRLAASRALLHTAADRLETGAEDTDETTVDCFRAKVAAVEASLETAAEIHEITGARSTSHAHRYDRFWRNARTFASHDPVDAKNVYIGRHELTGTVAEPSSVIRF, from the coding sequence ATGCCGACCCCCGAGGACGAGGGCACCGCGCTGCTGCACGCCATCCGGGCGCACCGCCCGCGGCTCGCCGAAGGCGGATTCGCCGCCGACCGCGACAACGCCGACCCCACCGGCAACCTCGCGCTGCTCGCCGAACTCGGCACCGCCCGGCTCGTCGTGCCCGCCGCCCACGGCGGGCTCTGGGACGGCACCGAACGCGGCGGCTGGGGCACCCTCATCCGCGCCGTCCGCGAGATCAGCGCCGGCGACGGGCCCACCGGGCAGAACTGGCTCACCACCGCCCTGGTCGCCCGCGAACTGTTCGGCCCCGGCAACGGACTGCCGCGCGGCACCCGGGAGGAGCTGGCGCACCGGGTGCTGCACGACGGGCTGCGGTTCGTCTCCTCCGTCGCCGAAACCGGGACCACCGGCACGGTCACCGCCCGCCGCGTCGACGGGGGAGTGCTGGTCACCGGCACCAAGACCTTCAACTCCAACAGCGGCGGTGGCGGGGCCGCGCTCGTGCGCTGCCTGCTCGACGGTGCCCCGCACCAAGCGCTGGTCGACCTCGACGACCCGCGGATCGAAGCCCACGACGACTGGGACAACATGGGCCAGCGCGGCACCCGCAGCCGCACCCTCACCTACCGGGACGTCTTCGCCCCCGACGGCCACCACCGGCCCGCCCCGGCCACGCCCTCCCCGGTGTTCCTCGGCGCGGTGATGCTGCTGCACGCGGCGCTGCTGCAAGGCATCGGCGAAGGCGCCCTCGATGCCCTGCTCGGGCACGCCCGCACCATGACCCGCGGCTCGCTGCCCCGCTTCTCGGGACCCGCCGACGACCCGCTGGTGCTGCGCCGCATCGGCGCCACCTCCAGCAGGCTCGCCGCCTCCCGCGCCCTGCTGCACACCGCCGCCGACCGGCTCGAAACCGGCGCCGAGGACACCGACGAGACCACCGTCGACTGCTTCCGCGCCAAGGTCGCCGCCGTCGAGGCCTCCCTCGAGACCGCCGCCGAGATCCACGAGATCACCGGCGCCCGCAGCACCTCCCACGCCCACCGCTACGACCGGTTCTGGCGCAACGCCCGCACCTTCGCCTCCCACGACCCCGTCGACGCCAAGAACGTCTACATCGGCCGCCACGAGCTCACCGGCACCGTCGCCGAACCGTCCAGCGTCATCCGGTTCTGA
- a CDS encoding TetR/AcrR family transcriptional regulator, producing the protein MTDEPDPQAHYRQPRQARSAATLARVLEAAEELAFDIGLEQLTITGVAERAGVSVGSIYRRFDGKDQLLAALTDRMLHQRETDLADALRTAEPTLPGVLHAYTDALLRSFTSTRSLFPYLLRAHEIDVLDRGARTITEVHRLLIDAATPHTGDIRRDDPGAALDAVARALLGACFHNSVRPDRPADEPTMRRYADELAEMGLAYLRTPDREH; encoded by the coding sequence ATGACCGACGAGCCGGACCCCCAGGCGCACTACCGGCAACCCCGCCAAGCCCGCAGCGCCGCCACCCTGGCCCGCGTCCTGGAAGCCGCCGAAGAACTCGCCTTCGACATCGGCCTCGAACAACTTACGATCACCGGCGTCGCCGAACGCGCCGGAGTGTCCGTCGGCTCCATCTACCGCCGCTTCGACGGCAAGGACCAACTCCTCGCCGCCCTCACCGACCGGATGCTGCACCAGCGCGAAACCGACCTCGCCGACGCGCTGCGCACCGCCGAACCCACCCTGCCCGGCGTCCTGCACGCCTACACCGACGCGCTGCTGCGCTCGTTCACCTCGACCCGATCGCTGTTCCCCTACCTGCTGCGCGCCCACGAGATCGACGTCCTCGACCGCGGCGCCCGCACCATCACCGAAGTGCACCGGCTGCTGATCGACGCCGCCACCCCGCACACCGGCGACATCCGCCGCGACGACCCCGGCGCCGCCCTCGACGCCGTCGCCCGCGCCCTGCTGGGCGCCTGCTTCCACAACTCGGTGCGCCCCGACCGGCCCGCCGACGAACCCACGATGCGCCGCTACGCCGACGAACTCGCCGAAATGGGACTCGCCTACCTGCGCACCCCCGACCGCGAACACTGA
- a CDS encoding DUF5313 family protein, with the protein MAIERPGPVRWLYYQYGGTLPPTYRDWVLRDATCSTWVLRVCLRGLLHVLPLIALLFGVLWWAGGSWPIALGSVLLGVLVVLRIVLTSSVESVDARLARHGFPPGHASAVRSQLDADAAARYRATWRGEHS; encoded by the coding sequence GTGGCGATCGAGCGGCCCGGACCGGTGCGCTGGCTGTACTACCAGTACGGCGGCACGCTGCCCCCCACCTACCGCGACTGGGTGCTGCGCGACGCGACCTGCTCCACCTGGGTGCTGCGGGTCTGCCTGCGCGGCCTGCTGCACGTGCTCCCGCTGATCGCGCTGCTGTTCGGCGTGCTGTGGTGGGCCGGTGGATCCTGGCCGATCGCACTGGGCTCCGTGCTGCTCGGCGTGCTGGTGGTGCTGCGGATCGTGCTGACCAGCTCGGTGGAGAGCGTCGACGCCCGCCTCGCCCGCCACGGCTTCCCACCCGGCCACGCCTCCGCGGTGCGCTCCCAGCTGGACGCCGACGCCGCCGCCCGCTACCGCGCCACCTGGCGCGGCGAACACTCCTGA
- the selA gene encoding L-seryl-tRNA(Sec) selenium transferase: MDARRRIPATDRVLADPLLHGAADRLGHDVVRRAVHDAQQQARHGHLPPEQVAAAARAALPDTACGMRRVINASGVLLHTNLGRAPLSDAAIDAVRATAGTSDVELDLTTGRRGPRGRGTRDALIDAVPAAEDAHVVNNGAAALSLAATALAAGREIVLARGELVEIGDGFRIPDLLTATGARLREVGTTNRVHLADYQDALGPDTGFVLKVHPSNFRITGFTSHVTVAELRTLPAPVVADIGSGLLHPHPKLPAEPDAQRTLAAGADLVTASGDKLLGGPQAGLLLGTTDLITRLRRHPLARALRVDKLTLAALEATVRGPATPTARALARTPAELLDRARRIAAALRDRGIDADAHDSTATVGGGGAPGVELPSAAITLPARFATALRTAPTPVLGRVEQDRCLLDLLAVAPTDDHTLIDTTAAADRCT, translated from the coding sequence ATGGACGCGCGCCGCCGGATCCCCGCCACGGACCGGGTGCTGGCCGACCCCCTGCTGCACGGCGCCGCCGACCGGCTCGGCCACGACGTGGTGCGCCGCGCCGTGCACGACGCCCAGCAGCAGGCCCGCCACGGCCACCTGCCACCCGAGCAGGTCGCCGCCGCCGCCCGCGCCGCACTCCCCGACACCGCCTGCGGCATGCGCCGGGTCATCAACGCCAGCGGAGTGCTGCTGCACACCAACCTCGGCCGCGCCCCCCTCTCCGACGCCGCCATCGACGCGGTGCGCGCCACCGCGGGCACCAGCGACGTCGAACTCGACCTCACCACCGGACGACGTGGCCCCCGTGGCCGCGGCACGCGCGACGCCCTGATCGACGCCGTACCCGCCGCCGAAGACGCCCACGTCGTCAACAACGGAGCCGCCGCCCTCTCCCTCGCGGCCACCGCCCTCGCCGCGGGCCGCGAGATCGTGCTCGCCCGCGGCGAACTCGTCGAGATCGGCGACGGATTCCGCATCCCCGACCTGCTCACCGCCACCGGCGCGCGACTGCGCGAAGTCGGCACCACCAACCGGGTCCACCTCGCCGACTACCAGGACGCCCTCGGACCCGACACCGGCTTCGTGCTCAAGGTCCACCCCTCGAACTTCCGCATCACCGGCTTCACCTCCCACGTGACCGTCGCCGAACTCCGCACCCTGCCCGCACCCGTCGTCGCCGACATCGGCTCCGGCCTGCTGCACCCGCACCCCAAGCTGCCCGCCGAACCCGACGCGCAACGCACCCTCGCCGCCGGAGCCGACCTCGTCACCGCCAGCGGCGACAAACTCCTCGGCGGCCCCCAAGCCGGCCTGCTGCTCGGCACCACCGACCTGATCACCCGGCTGCGACGGCACCCGCTGGCCCGTGCACTGCGCGTCGACAAGCTCACCCTCGCCGCCCTCGAAGCCACCGTCCGCGGTCCCGCCACCCCCACCGCCCGCGCCCTCGCCCGCACCCCCGCCGAACTCCTCGACCGCGCCCGCCGCATCGCCGCCGCCCTGCGCGACCGCGGCATCGACGCCGACGCCCACGACAGCACCGCCACCGTCGGCGGCGGCGGAGCCCCCGGCGTCGAACTGCCCAGCGCCGCGATCACCCTGCCCGCCCGGTTCGCCACCGCCCTGCGCACCGCCCCCACCCCCGTGCTCGGACGCGTCGAACAGGACCGCTGCCTGCTCGACCTGCTCGCCGTCGCCCCCACCGACGACCACACCCTCATCGACACCACCGCGGCGGCCGACCGATGCACGTGA
- the selB gene encoding selenocysteine-specific translation elongation factor, producing the protein MHVIATAGHVDHGKTTLLRQLTGMEPDRWEQERDRGMTIDLGFAWTTLGTRTLAFIDVPGHERFVPNMLAGAGTAPAALFVVAADEGWQPQSDEHLAALHALGVRHALLAITRTDLADPTDAETRALQNLAATTLADPPVVQVSGRTGAGLPALRTALAELTDSLPTPDTTGPVRLWIDRAFTIRGAGTVVTGTLTAGTLRTGDRLRLHPADQDVVVRGLHTLGEPRTHVTATARVAVNLRGIPHRQVRRGHALLTEHGGHRSDLVDVRLPETTAADLPRHLVLHLGSAAVPVRIRPLGTRTARLSLAAPLPVRIGDRVLLRDPGGHHIHGADLLDVRPRPLHRRGAARDRARELDSIPTRPDGTTAPDGAAELRRRKLIRHHELRAMGAEPPADAPTAAGWLLDPAHRDTLAAHLVHLLHEHRHQHPLDAGMSLEAARRALDLPDPALLEPLLRTPTARDVHRADGRLRLGTAPWPPEVAAALHALHDTLRADPFTAPTADELHDLGLGPAALAAAARAGELLRLAPGIVLAAGADQHACDVLATLPQPFTPADARRALRTTRRVALPLLELLARDGRTERLPDGTHRLR; encoded by the coding sequence ATGCACGTGATCGCCACCGCCGGGCACGTCGACCACGGCAAGACCACCCTGCTGCGGCAGCTCACCGGCATGGAACCCGACCGGTGGGAACAAGAACGCGACCGCGGCATGACCATCGACCTCGGCTTCGCCTGGACCACCCTCGGCACCCGCACGCTGGCGTTCATCGACGTACCCGGCCACGAACGGTTCGTGCCCAACATGCTCGCCGGCGCAGGCACCGCCCCCGCCGCCCTGTTCGTCGTCGCCGCCGACGAAGGCTGGCAACCGCAATCCGACGAACACCTCGCCGCGCTGCACGCCCTCGGCGTGCGCCACGCCCTGCTCGCCATCACCCGCACCGACCTCGCCGACCCCACCGACGCCGAAACCCGAGCCCTGCAGAACCTGGCCGCAACCACCCTCGCCGACCCACCGGTCGTGCAAGTCAGCGGCCGCACCGGCGCCGGCCTGCCCGCGCTGCGCACCGCCCTGGCCGAGCTCACCGACTCCCTGCCCACCCCCGACACCACCGGACCCGTGCGGCTGTGGATCGACCGGGCCTTCACCATCCGCGGCGCAGGCACCGTCGTCACCGGCACCCTCACCGCAGGCACCCTGCGCACCGGCGACCGGCTGCGCCTGCACCCCGCCGACCAGGACGTCGTGGTCCGCGGCCTGCACACCCTCGGCGAACCCCGCACCCACGTCACCGCCACCGCCCGGGTCGCGGTCAACCTGCGCGGCATCCCGCACCGGCAGGTCCGCCGCGGGCACGCCCTGCTCACCGAGCACGGCGGACACCGCAGCGACCTCGTCGACGTGCGCCTGCCCGAAACCACCGCCGCCGACCTGCCCCGCCACCTCGTGCTGCACCTCGGCTCCGCCGCCGTACCCGTCCGCATCCGCCCCCTCGGCACCCGCACCGCCCGGCTGTCCCTGGCCGCACCACTACCGGTGCGCATCGGCGACCGGGTGCTGCTGCGCGACCCCGGCGGCCACCACATCCACGGCGCCGACCTGCTCGACGTGCGCCCCCGCCCCCTGCACCGCCGCGGCGCCGCCCGCGACCGCGCCCGCGAACTCGACAGCATCCCCACCCGACCCGACGGCACCACCGCACCCGACGGGGCCGCCGAACTCCGGCGCCGCAAGCTCATCCGCCACCACGAGCTGCGCGCCATGGGCGCCGAACCCCCCGCCGACGCACCCACCGCCGCAGGCTGGCTGCTCGACCCGGCCCACCGCGACACCCTCGCCGCGCACCTCGTGCACCTGCTGCACGAACACCGCCACCAGCACCCGCTCGACGCCGGCATGAGCCTCGAAGCCGCCCGCCGCGCCCTCGACCTGCCCGACCCGGCACTGCTGGAACCACTCCTGCGCACCCCCACCGCCCGCGACGTGCACCGCGCCGACGGCAGGCTGCGCCTGGGCACCGCACCCTGGCCCCCCGAAGTCGCCGCCGCGCTGCACGCCCTGCACGACACCCTGCGCGCCGACCCGTTCACCGCCCCCACCGCCGACGAACTCCACGACCTCGGCCTCGGCCCCGCCGCCCTCGCCGCCGCCGCCCGCGCCGGAGAACTCCTGCGCCTGGCCCCCGGCATCGTGCTCGCCGCGGGCGCCGACCAGCACGCCTGCGACGTGCTCGCCACCCTGCCCCAGCCGTTCACCCCCGCCGACGCCCGCCGCGCCCTGCGCACCACCCGCCGCGTCGCCCTGCCCCTGCTGGAACTGCTCGCCCGCGACGGCCGCACCGAACGCCTCCCCGACGGCACCCACCGGCTGCGCTGA
- the ku gene encoding non-homologous end joining protein Ku codes for MARKIWTGSINFGLVTIPVGLYAATEDHSPSFHQYQRGTTDRVRYKRVNERTGDEVDYGDIVKGREVEGTLITVDQEELDEIAPGRSRTIDITSFVDLDEIDPVHFQRTYWLAPNAKENHRPYDLLRRAMEQTNQVGIATFVLRGKEYLTAVRADDAALALNTLFFADEIRDPAQIIGDTAGSAPSDKELEMAETVIESMTGEWHPEDYEDTYTDRVEQLLADKARGVEPAAEAEPAADTDVIDLTDALRRSVEHARGTRSSSRRGGRGDELGELTKGELDKRAKELGVRGRSKMNRAELEDAVRDATHGSRAAS; via the coding sequence ATGGCACGCAAGATCTGGACCGGCTCCATCAACTTCGGCCTGGTGACCATCCCGGTCGGCCTCTACGCCGCCACCGAGGACCACAGCCCCTCCTTCCACCAGTACCAACGCGGCACCACCGACCGCGTCCGCTACAAGCGCGTCAACGAACGCACCGGCGACGAGGTCGACTACGGCGACATCGTCAAAGGCCGCGAAGTCGAGGGCACCCTGATCACCGTCGACCAGGAAGAGCTCGACGAGATCGCCCCCGGCCGCTCCCGCACCATCGACATCACCTCCTTCGTCGACCTCGACGAGATCGACCCGGTGCACTTCCAACGCACCTACTGGCTCGCACCCAACGCCAAGGAGAACCACCGGCCCTACGACCTGCTGCGCCGCGCCATGGAGCAGACCAACCAGGTCGGCATCGCCACCTTCGTGCTGCGCGGCAAGGAATACCTCACCGCCGTGCGCGCCGACGACGCCGCGCTCGCCCTCAACACGCTGTTCTTCGCCGACGAGATCCGCGACCCCGCCCAGATCATCGGCGACACCGCAGGCTCGGCACCCTCCGACAAGGAACTGGAAATGGCCGAGACCGTCATCGAATCCATGACCGGCGAATGGCACCCCGAGGACTACGAGGACACCTACACCGACCGCGTCGAACAACTCCTCGCCGACAAGGCCCGCGGCGTCGAACCCGCCGCCGAGGCCGAACCCGCCGCCGACACCGACGTCATCGACCTCACCGACGCGCTCCGCCGCAGCGTCGAACACGCCCGCGGCACCCGCAGCAGCAGCCGACGCGGCGGGCGCGGAGACGAACTCGGCGAACTCACCAAGGGCGAACTCGACAAGCGCGCCAAGGAACTCGGCGTCCGCGGCCGCTCCAAGATGAACCGCGCCGAACTCGAAGACGCCGTCCGCGACGCCACCCACGGCTCGCGCGCCGCGTCCTGA
- the ligD gene encoding non-homologous end-joining DNA ligase, whose product MGRVTVRVQDRELTLSNLDKVLYPACGFRKRDVIDYYRRIAPVLLPHLRGRATTLIRYPDGVDSGSFYEKDVSRHAPDWVPTARLVSGADGTGRAVNHHVLIDALPTLVWTANLAALELHVPQWTVGEHDTRNTPDLLVFDLDPGPPATIVECCRAAEILHERLRADGLRAYPKTSGAKGMQLYCPVRTERPDRTSAYAKRLAHELAAEHPDALLAKMNRAARTGKVFLDWSQNNPAKTTIAPYSLRARDHPTASTPLTWDEVRACREPDQLRYTADDVLERVDDHGDLLADLHTDPHPL is encoded by the coding sequence GTGGGACGCGTGACCGTGCGAGTGCAGGACCGCGAACTGACCCTGTCCAACCTGGACAAGGTGCTCTACCCCGCCTGCGGGTTCCGCAAACGCGACGTCATCGACTACTACCGGCGCATCGCCCCCGTGCTGCTGCCGCACCTGCGCGGCCGCGCCACCACCCTCATCCGCTACCCCGACGGCGTCGACTCCGGCTCGTTCTACGAGAAGGACGTCTCCCGCCACGCCCCCGACTGGGTCCCCACCGCCCGCCTGGTCAGCGGCGCCGACGGCACCGGCCGCGCCGTCAACCACCACGTGCTCATCGACGCCCTGCCCACCCTGGTGTGGACCGCGAACCTCGCAGCCCTCGAACTCCACGTCCCCCAGTGGACCGTCGGCGAACACGACACCCGCAACACCCCCGACCTGCTCGTGTTCGACCTCGACCCAGGGCCACCCGCCACCATCGTCGAATGCTGCCGCGCCGCCGAAATCCTGCACGAACGGCTGCGCGCCGACGGACTGCGCGCCTACCCGAAGACCAGCGGCGCCAAAGGCATGCAGCTGTACTGCCCGGTGCGCACCGAACGCCCCGACCGCACCTCCGCCTACGCCAAGCGGCTCGCCCACGAACTCGCCGCCGAACACCCCGACGCGCTGCTGGCGAAGATGAACCGCGCCGCCCGCACCGGCAAGGTCTTCCTCGACTGGAGCCAGAACAACCCCGCCAAGACCACCATCGCCCCCTACTCGCTGCGCGCCCGCGACCACCCCACCGCCTCCACCCCCCTCACCTGGGACGAAGTCCGCGCCTGCCGCGAACCCGACCAGCTGCGCTACACCGCCGACGACGTCCTCGAACGCGTCGACGACCACGGCGACCTGCTCGCCGACCTGCACACCGACCCGCACCCGCTGTGA
- a CDS encoding ATP-dependent Clp protease ATP-binding subunit, with protein MTGFFGSGGFGSSPFDDFLARYLSGGDGPNQPQRVDLTRLMSRHAQDLVANAARLTVEHGGRDLDTHHLLWAATRSETTRAMLERAGADPDPLAQRIEQQLPTGDAVEQPPALTPAAKRTLLESHQIARAVGASYIGPDHLLLALAANPESQAGRILAAAHVTLESLQAGPADPAQPRPDTAETSSTPTLEQFGQDLTTKARDGGLDPVIGRDEEIEQTIEVLSRRTKNNPVLIGEAGVGKTSVVEGLAQRVVDGQVPDVLQDKRVVQLDLSGVVAGTRYRGDFEERMNKLLDEISKNRDRLIIFIDELHTVVGAGGSDGAVDAGNMLKPKLARGELHVVGATTLDEYRTNIEKDAALERRFQPITVDEPSVADTERILCGLRDRYEAHHQVRFHDDAIRAAAELADRYITDRFLPDKAIDLIDQAGARKRLRTGTPDTDLRELEQRNDELSRDKAQAIAEEDYERAANLRDEIVAVRERIRSQRQGGGGIPVVGREEIADVVSRATGIPATQLTEQEKTRLLNLEEQLHKRVVGQDEAVHAIARAVRRSRTGMGDPNRPVGTFLFLGPTGVGKTELARALAESLFGDQDRMVRLDMSEFQEAHTASRMVGSPPGYVGYGEAGQLTEAVRRRPYSVILLDEIEKAHPDVFNTLLQVLDDGRLTDGQGRTVDFSNTVLIMTSNLGSDIISQRSGVLGFSSRGQEQADEPARDRLMARLRDAFRPEFLNRIDEVVMFRRLETDQLHRITELLLGDTRERLGTQDIEVDFSNAAVDWITEHGHQPDYGARPLRRTIQREVDDSISELLLEGKLGEGQRVEVDTSGDQLTFQIRPALETGAGTS; from the coding sequence ATGACCGGCTTCTTCGGCTCCGGAGGGTTCGGTTCGAGCCCCTTCGACGACTTCCTGGCCCGCTACCTCTCCGGTGGCGACGGCCCGAACCAGCCCCAACGGGTCGACCTCACCCGCCTGATGAGCAGGCACGCCCAAGACCTGGTGGCCAACGCCGCCCGCCTCACCGTCGAACACGGCGGCCGCGACCTCGACACCCACCACCTGCTGTGGGCGGCCACCCGCTCCGAAACCACCCGCGCCATGCTGGAACGCGCCGGAGCCGACCCCGACCCGCTCGCCCAGCGCATCGAACAGCAGCTGCCCACCGGCGACGCCGTCGAACAACCACCCGCGCTGACCCCCGCGGCCAAGCGCACCCTGCTCGAATCGCACCAGATCGCCCGCGCCGTCGGCGCCTCCTACATCGGCCCCGACCACCTGCTGCTCGCGCTGGCCGCCAACCCCGAATCGCAGGCCGGGCGCATCCTCGCCGCGGCCCACGTCACCCTCGAATCGCTGCAGGCAGGCCCCGCCGATCCGGCGCAGCCGCGGCCCGACACCGCCGAGACCAGCAGCACCCCCACCCTGGAGCAGTTCGGCCAGGACCTCACCACCAAGGCCCGCGACGGCGGCCTCGACCCCGTCATCGGCCGCGACGAGGAGATCGAGCAGACCATTGAAGTGCTCTCCCGCCGCACCAAGAACAACCCGGTGCTCATCGGCGAAGCCGGCGTCGGCAAGACCTCCGTCGTCGAAGGCCTCGCCCAACGCGTCGTCGACGGCCAAGTGCCCGACGTGCTCCAGGACAAGCGCGTCGTGCAACTCGACCTCTCCGGCGTCGTCGCAGGCACCCGCTACCGCGGCGACTTCGAAGAACGCATGAACAAACTCCTCGACGAGATCAGCAAGAACCGCGACCGGCTGATCATCTTCATCGACGAGCTGCACACCGTCGTCGGCGCAGGCGGCTCCGACGGCGCCGTCGACGCGGGCAACATGCTCAAACCCAAGCTCGCCCGCGGCGAACTGCACGTCGTCGGCGCCACCACCCTCGACGAATACCGCACCAACATCGAGAAGGACGCCGCGCTGGAACGCCGCTTCCAGCCCATCACCGTCGACGAACCCAGCGTCGCCGACACCGAACGCATCCTCTGCGGCCTCCGAGACCGCTACGAAGCCCACCACCAGGTCCGGTTCCACGACGACGCCATCCGCGCCGCCGCCGAACTCGCCGACCGCTACATCACCGACCGGTTCCTGCCCGACAAGGCCATCGACCTCATCGACCAGGCAGGCGCCCGCAAACGGCTGCGCACCGGAACACCCGACACCGACCTGCGCGAACTCGAACAGCGCAACGACGAACTCAGCCGCGACAAGGCCCAAGCCATCGCCGAAGAGGACTACGAACGCGCCGCCAACCTCCGCGACGAGATCGTCGCGGTCCGCGAACGGATCCGGTCCCAACGCCAAGGCGGCGGCGGCATCCCCGTCGTCGGCCGCGAAGAGATCGCCGACGTCGTCTCCCGCGCCACCGGCATCCCCGCCACCCAACTCACCGAGCAGGAGAAGACCCGCCTGCTCAACCTCGAAGAACAACTGCACAAGCGCGTCGTCGGCCAGGACGAAGCCGTCCACGCCATCGCCCGCGCCGTCCGCCGCTCCCGCACCGGCATGGGCGACCCCAACCGGCCCGTCGGCACCTTCCTGTTCCTCGGACCCACCGGCGTCGGCAAGACCGAACTCGCCCGGGCGCTGGCCGAATCCCTCTTCGGCGACCAGGACCGCATGGTCCGCCTGGACATGAGCGAATTCCAAGAAGCCCACACCGCCAGCCGCATGGTCGGCTCCCCACCCGGCTACGTCGGCTACGGCGAAGCCGGCCAGCTCACCGAAGCCGTCCGCCGCCGCCCCTACTCGGTCATCCTCCTCGACGAGATCGAGAAGGCCCACCCCGACGTGTTCAACACCCTGCTGCAAGTCCTCGACGACGGCCGCCTCACCGACGGCCAAGGCCGCACCGTCGACTTCAGCAACACCGTGCTGATCATGACCAGCAACCTCGGCTCCGACATCATCTCGCAACGCTCCGGAGTCCTCGGCTTCTCCAGCCGCGGCCAGGAACAAGCCGACGAACCCGCCCGCGACCGCCTCATGGCACGACTCCGCGACGCGTTCCGGCCCGAATTTCTCAACCGCATCGACGAAGTCGTCATGTTCCGCAGGCTCGAAACCGACCAGCTGCACCGCATCACCGAACTGCTGCTCGGCGACACCCGCGAACGCCTCGGCACCCAGGACATCGAAGTCGACTTCAGCAACGCCGCCGTCGACTGGATCACCGAACACGGCCACCAACC